A single window of Toxoplasma gondii ME49 chromosome Ib, whole genome shotgun sequence DNA harbors:
- a CDS encoding hypothetical protein (encoded by transcript TGME49_207370): MSPLFSAANLRPRLPPVSSQGVSGSSAGSLSQSSDFSCPPQHPSHPASLGKQPPPAYYALSARSPVKPPSVPSFPASGAVRVAPATSSSFPSEAASPPSRRNSSSDGMQPNAPVTNGVSSGPSQTRVGRDSSRRNEAQNGKGPGPRVPPLQLQTRVSSLPPPSSAVRLNAKIHQREQTENGTYVAAAAWMRATEAARLLLGESKGGNSGVPTPAAAGRSGSPKTQSFSRAGKRSGMTPFGDFDGAVGPGANDEKTMELEAELKELRGKLAEQERQAADRVRELEKRERELFGRVQELEEQSALQAQVRDGFSELLDAQQQLQQLQREHRQLQQREQELVEKESELQRQLEQHQRELQQLHQEVKELQRHRAAEMRTNGVVEASLHEAEEQRAQVQQLERKVRDLEKLHRDATERDAMRIRALEEENKLLKRTSGAAASNPSSGGRQPLSDSSFQLHSLQQLQAKLQGLKQRHLQALEAAESQRHSEAVEGNETKPTDGETGDQASASAVFDDFDLLLQKLAAAQEPEASGSGVHALGALWGGASRRRSLSRCSSASRLAAPPLPPGSGDNTANAAGVALSTVSGHAATTGSLFLPGGGRLLPPTPSACSSVISDSVARSSVGRRLMSTGVIAAAVQQVQQAVAKSMETDALARQKVADLRNFHRKSFSELTTRLAGTVAMANSLAGSRGATSATPSQLSVPSNAHKVPEASEIPSCSSTSMTSTSSILPSAVASVAGPSPAVHAYPTALTTPVHESSSGLRSQFHADAGTLGVDQGTSPSSLLASPFMQSPPVADLSSSPAGEASAGPPRPTSVFSVNVDAVNAGDSVPVVESQDRGNGDLAPSVVDSSSAHENETVKPENRSEMVTRVAADGELDPVSTGAGSFSPGATLDSGSAIAPPSAAFPCAVTPPCGISLPPPVSCASPASVPMKRPFEVPRQLAGPFSTVSRLSGANGQTREPGRDFFGVTRGVVPSVSAHAVRSTQAIPAFVSPPPMRPEVPTGPLISAASPGDAGECPRDNGERQENLPPVSGVMDLANGTDSAPVEVGLESWHASHHQGKLLNGLDGPSGGSGDGFSKEGLKPLHAATVPGGGCQMLPPMSSSGGKQPDNVDCGVPSSVPCAGQAENGGSEHTPLRMEGNTRACSQTALPVAVSPPNGVLHPHVSQAHGQTFPDSLQDSKCRNGFASAVPKPQPSQSLPTLQLSVRPPGPFGVGPETLGVTNKQQIGTADDIGAEGKGFWDEDDLDEWNIDDVPVQPRFDRDGPLQVPQQAPSSQSTSSQLPVSQPSLDSSSASPQAADSFSIGQMHSKDSEKICGLGSIVARSGQGLPAGMWQVSTQHQQPPEGSHESLVVMPSAQQRPASAGHRPIEDLFS, encoded by the exons atgtctcccctcttctccgctgcgaATTTGCGGCCGCGTTTGCCGCCCGTCTCCTCACAAGGCGTGAGCGGATCTTCCGCAGGGTCCTTGTCTCAGTCATCTGATTTTTCTTGTCCTCCGCAGCACCCGTCCCATCCCGCATCCTTAGGTAAGCAACCCCCCCCCGCGTACTATGCGCTCTCCGCGCGAAGCCCAGTGAAGCCTCCGTCAGTTCCGAGTTTCCCCGCTTCTGGGGCGGTGCGCGTCGCTCCCGCAACcagctcttctttccctaGCGAAGCAGCTTCACCCCCGTCGCGGCGGAACTCGTCTTCAGATGGGATGCAACCCAATGCGCCTGTCACGAACGGTGTCAGCTCAGGTCCTTCACAGACCCGCGTGGGTCGCGACTCGAGTCGGCGAAATGAAGCCCAAAACGGCAAAGGACCGGGGCCGCGCGTCCCACCCCTTCAGCTCCAGACGCGGGTCTCGTCATTGCCGCCTCCCTCCTCGGCTGTTCGACTGAACGCAAAAATTCATCAGCGGGAGCAAACCGAAAATGGAACCTACGTTGCAGCCGCCGCGTGGATGCGCGCCACAGAGGCCGCGCGCTTGCTTCTAGGCGAGTCCAAGGGCGGGAATTCGGGGGTTCCGACACCCGCGGCCGCTGGCCGTTCTGGCAGCCCCAAGACTCAGAGTTTCTCGCGCGCGGGGAAGCGGTCGGGTATGACACCGTTCGGGGACTTCGACGGTGCGGTTGGACCGGGAGCCAACGACGAAAAAACGATGGAGCTCGAAGCGGAGCTCAAGGAGCTCCGCGGGAAGCTGGCCgagcaggagaggcaggcTGCGGACCGCGTGCGCGAACTGGAGAAGCGGGAGCGAGAGTTGTTCGGGAGAGTGCAGGAACTGGAGGAACAAAGTGCCCTGCAGGCTCAAGTGAGGGACGGCTTCAGCGAACTGCTCGACGCGCAGCAGCAActccagcagctgcagcgcgaACACCGGCAACTCCAGCAGCGCGAGCAAGAGCttgtggagaaggagagcgaacTGCAAAGACAGCTGGAGCAGCACCAGAGAGAACTTCAGCAACTCCATCAGGAGGTGAAGGAGcttcagagacacagagcTGCGGAGATGCGGACGAACGGAGTGGTCGAGGCGTCGCTTCACGAGGCGGAGGAGCAGCGGGCGCAGGTTCAGCAGCTGGAGCGGAAAGTGAGGGACCTCGAGAAACTCcacagagacgcgacagagagagatgcaatGCGCATTCGTGCtttggaggaagagaacaaatTGCTGAAGAGAACCAGTGGTGCTGCGGCGTCAAATCCGAGCagcggaggaagacagcCGCTGTCCGACTCGTCCTTTCAACTCCACTCACTTCAACAGCTGCAGGCGAAGCTCCAGGGTTTGAAGCAGCGGCACCTGCAGGCTCTCGAGGCTGCGGAGTCTCAGCGACATTCAGAGGCTGTGGAGGGGAACGAGACCAAGCCGACAGATGGAGAGACTGGGGACCAGGCGAGTGCCTCCGCCGTGTTCGACGACTTCGACTTGCTGCTCCAGAAACTTGCGGCTGCGCAAGAGCCAGAAGCCAGTGGCTCAGGTGTGCATGCCCTCGGTGCTTTGTGGGGCGGGGCGTCTCGACGGCGGAGCCTAAGTCGATGCAGCAGTGCAAGTCGACTTGCGGCGCCCCCACTCCCACCTGGATCTGGAGATAACACTGCGAATGCGGCGGGAGTCGCTCTTTCCACTGTTTCTGGACATGCAGCAACCACCGGATCACTCTTCCTCCCTGGCGGCGGGAGGCTTCTTCCCCCCACTCCGTCTGCCTGCTCGTCTGTCATCTCGGATAGCGTCGCTCGCAGCAGTGTGGGCCGCCGCCTGATGAGCACGGGGGTCATTGCGGCAGCCGTCCAGCAAGTTCAACAGGCCGTAGCGAAGAGCATGGAGACCGACGCACTTGCGCGCCAGAAGGTAGCGGACCTGCGGAATTTTCACAGAAAGAGCTTCAGTGAGCTTACCACGAGGCTCGCAGGAACTGTCGCCATGGCGAATTCGCTCGCTGGCTCTCGAGGTGCCACATCGGCGACCCCCAGTCAACTGAG CGTCCCGTCAAATGCACACAAGGTGCCAGAGGCTTCTGAAATTCCCTCGTGTTCGTCGACTTCTATGACGTCGACAAGTTCAATTCTTCCGTCGGCTGTGGCGTCCGTTGCCGGTCCTTCTCCCGCCGTGCATGCTTACCCAACGGCATTAACGACCCCTGTGCACGAAAGTTCATCGGGACTCCGCTCGCAGTTCCACGCAGATGCAGGAACGCTAGGAGTTGATCAGGGGACCAGCCCGAGTTCGCTTTTAGCGTCTCCTTTCATGCAGTCACCTCCAGTCGCTGACCTCTCGTCTTCACCTGCAGGCGAAGCGAGCGCCGGGCCGCCGCGGCCTACTAGTGTGTTTAGTGTTAACGTAGATGCTGTTAATGCTGGAGACAGCGTTCCAGTAGTAGAGTCTCAGGACCGTGGCAACGGTGACTTGGCGCCGAGTGTTGTAGATTCCTCGTCTGCACATGAAAACGAGACAGTGAAGCCAGAAAATCGCAGTGAGATGGTGACTAGGGTTGCTGCGGATGGCGAGTTGGATCCAGTTTCAACAGGGGCAGGCTCATTTTCCCCCGGGGCTACGTTAGACTCAG GTAGCGCGATCGCCCCGCCTTCCGCTGCGTTTCCGTGCGCTGTGACACCACCTTGTGGGATTTCTCTACCTCCGCCCGTCAGTTGTGCTTCTCCGGCTTCTGTTCCCATGAAGCGCCCTTTTGAAGTACCGCGGCAACTTGCGGGGCCTTTCTCAACCGTGTCGCGCCTGTCTGGTGCAAATGGCCAGACCAGAGAGCCAGGTCGAGATTTTTTTGGTGTAACACGTGGCGTGGTTCCCTCCGTTTCTGCTCACGCCGTCCGGTCGACGCAGGCCATTCCTGCGTTTGTGTCGCCGCCGCCGATGCGACCGGAAGTCCCCACTGGTCCGCTTATCTCCGCCGCAAGTCCTGGCGATGCTGGCGAGTGTCcaagagacaacggagagcgGCAGGAAAACCTTCCCCCGGTCAGTGGAGTGATGGATTTGGCTAACGGGACCGATTCGGCACCGGTGGAGGTAGGCCTGGAGTCTTGGCATGCGTCGCACCACCAAGGAAAGCTTTTGAATGGCCTAGACGGTCCTTCCGGAGGCAGTGGCGATGGTTTTTCCAAAGAGGGACTCAAGCCACTTCACGCAGCTACTGTGCCTGGTGGCGGCTGCCAAATGTTGCCCCCTATGTCATCGTCTGGTGGCAAACAGCCCGACAACGTAGACTGCGGAGTGCCTTCCAGCGTGCCGTGTGCTGGGCAAGCAGAGAACGGTGGAAGTGAGCACACACCGTTGAGAATGGAGGGAAACACACGGGCGTGCTCCCAAACGGCCTTACCAGTGGCCGTTTCACCTCCGAATGGGGTACTTCACCCGCATGTGTCTCAAGCACATGGGCAGACCTTTCCCGATTCACTTCAGGACAGCAAGTGTCGAAACGGGTTTGCATCTGCGGTTCCAAAGCCTCAGCCATCACAATCACTTCCTACACTGCAGCTGTCTGTCCGACCACCAGGCCCTTTTGGGGTAGGCCCCGAGACTTTAGGCGTGACGAATAAGCAGCAGATTGGGACTGCAGATGATATTGGTGCTGAGGGGAAAGGATTTTGGGATGAGGATGATTTAGATGAGTGGAACATTGACGATGTGCCTGTTCAGCCTCGATTCGACCGCGACGGCCCCCTCCAGGTTCCTCAGCAGGCACCGTCAAGCCAATCAACAAGTAGTCAATTGCCCGTCAGCCAGCCTTCTTTAGATAGTTCGTCTGCTAGTCCACAGGCCGCTGACAGCTTCAGTATCGGTCAGATGCATTCGAAGGATTCTGAGAAAATCTGTGGCTTAGGAAGTATAGTGGCTAGATCTGGACAGGGATTGCCAGCAGGCATGTGGCAGGTCTCAACACAGCACCAACAGCCACCTGAGGGGTCTCACGAAAGTCTTGTAGTGATGCCATCGGCGCAGCAACGCCCAGCCAGTGCCGGACACCGTCCTATAGAGGATCTCTTCAGCTGA